One window from the genome of Methanomicrobiales archaeon encodes:
- a CDS encoding excinuclease ABC subunit B (The UvrABC repair system catalyzes the recognition and processing of DNA lesions. The beta-hairpin of the Uvr-B subunit is inserted between the strands, where it probes for the presence of a lesion), protein YIEKDAAINPKLEQLRLSATASLAMRSDVIVVASVSCIYGLGNPENFRSMGFELKVGDAVPRNDILQRLVEIQFERNDMEL, encoded by the coding sequence AGTACATCGAGAAGGATGCGGCGATCAACCCCAAGCTCGAGCAGCTCCGCCTCTCCGCCACCGCATCGCTCGCCATGCGCTCGGACGTGATCGTGGTCGCCTCGGTCTCCTGCATCTACGGGCTCGGCAACCCGGAGAACTTCCGGAGCATGGGATTCGAGCTGAAGGTGGGGGATGCGGTGCCGAGGAACGACATCCTCCAGCGGCTGGTCGAGATCCAGTTCGAGCGGAACGACATGGAGCT